The following proteins are co-located in the Paludibaculum fermentans genome:
- the xerD gene encoding site-specific tyrosine recombinase XerD: MGHAKRSFTFKQLRKYCIIAAMTTEGALSPAAEAFLTYARVEKGLAALSLSAYSLDLKDFHRFCEARKETGVPGEETVRQYLDSLPARGLSSRSIARRLSTLRSFYRFLLSENRIGEDPTALLQSPRQWQNLPKFLNLQQVEDLLAAPDTSTPTGCRDRAMLEVLYACGLRVSELCTLKVTDLNLQLGFLRVTGKRNKQRLVPLGSKARECVEAYQTSARSAILKSKSSAYLFVTQRGGAMTRQGFWKLLGGHGRNAGIFHRLTPHVVRHSFATHLLDRGADLRSVQSMLGHADIATTQIYTHVLRSRLRTVVDKHHPRS, encoded by the coding sequence ATGGGCCACGCCAAGCGGTCCTTTACTTTCAAACAATTACGCAAGTATTGTATCATTGCAGCGATGACAACCGAGGGCGCTCTCAGCCCGGCGGCTGAGGCTTTTTTGACCTACGCGCGCGTCGAGAAGGGGCTAGCAGCCCTCTCGTTGTCTGCTTACTCCCTTGATTTGAAGGACTTCCATCGATTCTGCGAAGCCCGCAAGGAAACTGGAGTACCGGGCGAAGAGACGGTGCGCCAGTATCTCGACAGCCTGCCGGCCCGCGGCCTTTCCAGCCGCTCCATCGCGCGGCGTCTCAGCACATTGAGAAGTTTTTATCGATTTCTCCTCAGCGAAAACCGCATTGGCGAGGACCCCACCGCCCTGCTGCAATCGCCCAGACAGTGGCAGAACCTCCCCAAGTTCCTGAATCTACAGCAAGTTGAAGATCTTCTCGCGGCTCCGGACACGTCGACGCCTACGGGCTGCCGGGATCGTGCGATGCTGGAAGTTCTCTACGCCTGCGGTTTGAGGGTGTCTGAGCTGTGCACTCTCAAGGTGACCGACCTGAATCTGCAGCTCGGATTCTTGCGTGTGACGGGAAAGCGAAACAAACAGCGGCTAGTACCTCTCGGGAGTAAGGCCCGGGAGTGCGTCGAGGCGTATCAGACTTCCGCCCGCAGTGCCATCCTGAAGTCCAAATCGAGCGCTTACCTGTTTGTCACCCAGCGCGGCGGTGCCATGACGCGCCAGGGTTTCTGGAAGTTGTTGGGTGGACACGGCCGGAACGCCGGCATCTTTCATCGGCTGACGCCCCACGTGGTGCGGCACAGCTTTGCTACTCACCTCTTGGACCGGGGAGCGGATTTACGCAGCGTGCAATCGATGCTGGGGCATGCCGACATTGCCACCACACAGATCTACACGCATGTGCTGAGGTCTCGGTTGCGCACCGTGGTGGATAAGCACCACCCACGGAGT
- a CDS encoding DUF6982 domain-containing protein — protein MSGSTAKKVILERFDRERIRGFVHPQTYLQASGVEILSPDGSVAVIPYVQVKAVSFVRDLEGNGVLAERREFLARPKTSGLWVELQFRDGDLLEGVIPNNLLVIEPQGYALSPPEAAGNAQRVFVPRQALSQVLVLGVVGGKRKRSGPEAEPQQIRLFAEE, from the coding sequence TTGAGTGGCTCGACCGCCAAAAAAGTAATCCTGGAACGGTTCGACCGTGAACGCATCCGCGGCTTTGTGCATCCGCAGACCTATTTACAGGCGTCTGGAGTGGAGATTCTCAGCCCCGACGGCAGCGTTGCCGTGATTCCGTACGTGCAGGTGAAGGCGGTTTCGTTTGTCCGGGACCTGGAAGGGAATGGGGTCTTGGCGGAACGCCGCGAATTCCTCGCGCGCCCCAAGACATCCGGCCTCTGGGTGGAGTTGCAGTTCCGGGACGGCGACCTGCTGGAAGGCGTCATCCCCAACAATCTGCTGGTGATCGAGCCGCAGGGCTATGCGTTGAGCCCGCCCGAGGCAGCCGGTAACGCGCAGCGCGTATTTGTGCCCAGGCAGGCCCTGAGCCAGGTGCTTGTGCTCGGCGTCGTGGGCGGAAAACGGAAGAGGTCCGGACCCGAAGCCGAACCCCAGCAGATCAGGCTGTTCGCAGAAGAGTAG
- a CDS encoding 2'-5' RNA ligase family protein, which yields MDASSNGHLVGRCCFGYYALVQYIPDPLGAFLNELRAELVPGCKLRAHVTLLPPRQLKACQDDLVEDLAPKIQRLSPFEVTLGEVELFPGTNVIYLNLEQGRTAIEEYHQELSGGLMAYDEPFPFHPHITLAQELRPETVAEKLEYARQRWASYRGSRSFAIHHVVFVRNSNPTKWDTLSEYELPETTLLRTA from the coding sequence ATGGACGCTTCATCAAATGGGCATTTGGTGGGGAGGTGCTGTTTCGGCTACTACGCCCTCGTACAGTACATCCCCGACCCACTGGGTGCCTTTCTCAACGAGCTCCGGGCTGAACTGGTCCCCGGATGCAAGCTCAGGGCGCATGTTACCCTCCTGCCGCCCCGCCAGTTGAAAGCCTGTCAGGACGATCTCGTCGAGGATCTCGCTCCTAAGATCCAGCGGCTCAGTCCCTTCGAGGTCACCCTCGGAGAAGTCGAGCTGTTCCCGGGTACCAATGTGATCTACCTGAACCTGGAACAGGGCCGCACCGCGATCGAGGAGTATCACCAGGAACTCTCCGGCGGCCTGATGGCCTATGACGAGCCGTTCCCCTTCCACCCGCACATCACGCTGGCCCAGGAACTGCGGCCGGAAACCGTGGCGGAGAAGCTGGAGTATGCTCGTCAGCGCTGGGCGTCCTACCGGGGCAGCCGCTCCTTCGCCATCCATCATGTCGTCTTTGTGCGGAATAGCAATCCGACGAAGTGGGACACGCTGAGCGAGTACGAGCTGCCGGAAACTACTCTTCTGCGAACAGCCTGA
- a CDS encoding patatin-like phospholipase family protein — protein sequence MPPPANDKSALVFGGGGMFGAYEAGVWSVLQGRVEFDLFAGASIGAVNAWAAAADCRGEAWIEEWLRPEMGSLLQWRWPRRLLGGCIQRDSFERSIQDVHTRLQPVKPCAVAITDVLRRRPRAILTPGIDWHHLAASCALPGIFPLYRVDGRLSMDGGLLGSVPLWAAVEQGATTIVAVNLLPSGGPWWLRTARQALLKLSHPGAPAPAGIRVVWIEPAQPLGTARDALAWTRDNARRWIDLGRRDAERAIQTF from the coding sequence ATTCCGCCGCCCGCAAATGACAAATCCGCGCTCGTCTTTGGCGGCGGAGGCATGTTCGGCGCCTACGAGGCCGGGGTCTGGTCCGTGCTCCAGGGCAGGGTCGAGTTCGACCTCTTTGCCGGAGCCTCCATCGGAGCCGTGAATGCCTGGGCCGCCGCCGCCGATTGCCGCGGTGAGGCCTGGATCGAGGAATGGTTGCGGCCGGAAATGGGATCCCTGCTGCAGTGGCGCTGGCCGCGCCGGCTCCTGGGCGGCTGCATCCAGCGGGATTCCTTCGAGCGCAGCATCCAGGACGTACACACCCGGCTGCAGCCGGTGAAGCCGTGCGCCGTCGCCATCACCGACGTGCTGCGCCGCCGGCCGCGCGCCATCCTGACACCCGGCATCGATTGGCATCACCTGGCGGCATCCTGCGCCCTGCCGGGCATCTTTCCGCTCTACCGCGTCGATGGCCGCCTCTCCATGGATGGCGGCCTGCTGGGCTCAGTCCCCCTATGGGCCGCCGTCGAACAGGGCGCGACCACCATCGTCGCCGTCAACCTGCTGCCCAGCGGCGGACCCTGGTGGCTGCGCACGGCCCGCCAGGCACTGCTCAAGCTGTCCCATCCCGGTGCACCAGCTCCGGCCGGGATCCGGGTTGTCTGGATCGAACCCGCCCAGCCGCTCGGCACCGCCCGCGACGCATTGGCCTGGACCCGGGACAACGCCCGCAGGTGGATCGACCTGGGGCGAAGAGACGCGGAGCGCGCGATTCAAACATTTTGA
- a CDS encoding efflux RND transporter periplasmic adaptor subunit produces the protein MKRWFWILFLVIVAAAGLWLASKRNAPPESPFARAHRETLVSMLTTNGKTEPVEWSPVHAEREGRVVRLLVQRGQTVGAGAVLAELENNDAQSELAAAQSRLEQAKAELANLQRGGRAAELVEIEGQLKRFQVEREPARREVASLERLVTNQAATRAELDAAKDKLAQLDAQIAAQQARRTALVGQGDIPVAQARVRDAEAAVSLAQRRKELSVIRAPRSGVVYDLAAKSGAWLGAGDLVAKVGDTSKLRVTVYIDEPDLGRIRKGLPVAITWQAEPRGEWKGVVDEIPTQVIALGTRQVGEVVTLADNPNHDLPPGANIDAKIRAQVVENAITIPKAALRRENGELGVFVLKAGKLEWKKVTVGVSSETKAEIQSGVSDGDSVALPSESAIAAGMTVTPVYP, from the coding sequence ATGAAACGCTGGTTCTGGATCCTGTTCCTGGTCATCGTGGCCGCTGCCGGGCTGTGGTTGGCTTCCAAACGCAATGCTCCGCCGGAATCGCCATTTGCCCGCGCCCACAGGGAGACGCTGGTGAGCATGCTCACCACGAACGGCAAAACCGAGCCGGTGGAGTGGTCTCCGGTCCACGCTGAGCGCGAGGGCCGGGTGGTGCGCCTGCTGGTGCAGCGCGGCCAGACCGTGGGTGCCGGCGCCGTCCTGGCGGAGCTGGAGAACAACGACGCGCAATCCGAGCTGGCCGCCGCGCAGTCGCGGCTGGAGCAGGCGAAGGCTGAACTGGCCAACTTGCAGCGGGGCGGACGCGCGGCGGAACTCGTTGAAATCGAAGGACAACTGAAGCGGTTCCAGGTGGAGCGCGAGCCGGCCAGGCGCGAAGTTGCGTCACTGGAACGGCTGGTCACGAACCAAGCCGCGACGCGCGCGGAACTGGACGCCGCCAAGGATAAGCTGGCCCAACTGGATGCGCAGATCGCCGCGCAACAGGCGCGCCGCACGGCCCTGGTGGGTCAAGGGGATATCCCGGTCGCACAGGCCCGGGTGCGGGACGCCGAGGCGGCCGTCAGCCTGGCGCAGCGCCGCAAAGAGCTGTCGGTGATCCGGGCGCCGCGCAGCGGCGTGGTCTATGATCTCGCGGCGAAATCGGGCGCCTGGCTCGGCGCGGGCGACCTGGTCGCCAAGGTCGGCGACACCTCAAAGCTGCGGGTGACCGTGTATATCGACGAACCGGACCTGGGGCGCATCCGCAAGGGGCTGCCGGTCGCCATCACCTGGCAGGCCGAACCGCGCGGAGAGTGGAAGGGCGTCGTCGACGAGATCCCTACCCAGGTGATCGCGTTGGGCACCCGCCAGGTGGGCGAGGTGGTAACGCTGGCCGACAACCCGAATCACGACCTGCCGCCGGGCGCCAACATCGACGCCAAGATCCGGGCCCAGGTGGTGGAGAACGCCATCACGATCCCGAAAGCGGCCCTGCGCCGGGAGAATGGCGAGCTGGGTGTGTTCGTGCTGAAGGCCGGGAAGCTGGAGTGGAAGAAGGTGACGGTGGGCGTCTCCAGCGAGACGAAGGCCGAGATCCAATCCGGCGTCAGCGACGGCGACAGCGTGGCCCTGCCGTCAGAATCGGCCATCGCGGCCGGCATGACGGTGACGCCCGTTTATCCTTAA